CAATGATTTCACTTGGCTGCGTACTGGTTAACAGTTTTTCAACAACCCGTTCATCCGCTAATCTACCTGCAAATTCCCCTAATAGCTTTATATGCACCGTTGTACTATCTACCTCCCTCACCGCGAATAAAACAATGCATTGAATAGGCTTATCATCCAGGGATTCCCAAAATATAGGTTTTTTGGTCCTACCGATTGCCAAAGAAGTTTTCAATACACTTTTCGATTTACCATGAGGAATTGCAATTCCACCTCCTATTCCAGTTTGCCCCTCGGCTTCTCTTAAGTACACATCTTGTATAAACCCTTCCTTTGAGGATAAAACGCCAGAGTTCATAAGCATATCAGCCAAAGCATTTATCGCTTCTGCTTTATCAGCCACATCTAACTCTAAATTAATTCGGCTTTCATCAATAACTGTTAACAAATCCATTTATAGACCCCCTGATCTTCGCATTTTATTCATGCTCTTTTTTTACTGCAAAATAATATACTTTTTTAAGCACGTTTTCAGACAAATCTTCATCACTGCCAATTATCACTATTATTTTTTTTCTAGCATCATCCATATTTCTCAAGAAAACTATCTGATTTTCTTGAGAAATATTTTGCTTTCTATATACGCAAAACTCTA
Above is a genomic segment from Pelorhabdus rhamnosifermentans containing:
- a CDS encoding PTS sugar transporter subunit IIA, which encodes MDLLTVIDESRINLELDVADKAEAINALADMLMNSGVLSSKEGFIQDVYLREAEGQTGIGGGIAIPHGKSKSVLKTSLAIGRTKKPIFWESLDDKPIQCIVLFAVREVDSTTVHIKLLGEFAGRLADERVVEKLLTSTQPSEIIGIFS